From one Novosphingobium sp. genomic stretch:
- a CDS encoding DUF6683 family protein, giving the protein MVPAPASAQYVGTTAPLFPTLIVPLFSNATTIPFTGSSAIHQSAPKAAPPSTRIPASVASQVDLNAADLATHFPSDLRGTMKANYVQSFGAFKQFERKLSLPDNDVATAISSYIAGNYMFLHGVELPDAAFLKVVAQVRHGLEESKGFPRIALQTRRKMYEQTAMVGMFMAVAQLSRKTATENPATVSNLQDSARANLAMVLGKSAANLRIDGEGMHF; this is encoded by the coding sequence GTGGTTCCAGCGCCTGCTTCTGCCCAATATGTCGGTACGACCGCTCCACTTTTTCCGACATTGATCGTCCCGCTGTTCTCCAATGCGACGACCATCCCCTTCACCGGCAGCAGCGCGATCCATCAATCTGCCCCGAAAGCAGCGCCCCCCAGCACCCGCATTCCTGCCAGTGTGGCCTCGCAGGTGGATCTCAATGCCGCCGATCTGGCCACGCATTTTCCGTCAGATCTTCGCGGAACAATGAAGGCGAACTATGTGCAGTCTTTCGGTGCCTTCAAACAGTTCGAGCGCAAGCTTTCGCTGCCCGACAATGATGTCGCCACCGCGATCTCGTCCTATATCGCGGGCAATTACATGTTCCTGCACGGCGTCGAACTGCCGGATGCCGCTTTTCTGAAGGTGGTGGCGCAGGTCCGCCACGGGCTGGAGGAGAGCAAGGGCTTCCCGCGCATCGCGCTGCAGACACGGCGCAAGATGTATGAGCAGACCGCGATGGTCGGCATGTTCATGGCGGTCGCGCAGCTTTCGCGCAAAACGGCGACGGAAAATCCTGCGACTGTCAGCAATCTTCAGGATTCCGCGCGCGCCAATCTCGCCATGGTGCTTGGCAAATCCGCCGCCAATCTGCGGATCGATGGCGAGGGCATGCATTTCTGA
- a CDS encoding sterol desaturase family protein, whose protein sequence is MAGFLKKLVHDLEAPIEARGFGTGWFAGFFALLLAAAGLCFVTALRWPMWFATPDLGRVLTSPGFRILVHVTLLGAYGLALLSLMLRPSKALGLTALIVALGATILGGASVQPREAHDWGIFFGVDFFALNLIATGVMFAPLERILPHRAKQRLFRPEWSEDLFYFLVSSMLVQLITFLALAPSSYLNAHGTALGSIRATISGLPWAVQFLLAMFLTDLTQYWFHRTFHRIPFLWGFHAVHHSARSMDWLAGGRMHFVEIILLRGVTSLPLLTFGFLPSVMQAYIGMVYVYSSLVHANIRGDFDRLGRWIVVPRFHHWHHALEAEGIDKNFAIHFPWLDRLFGTHYFPKGEWPKGYGVPEAVPTGYLAQMRYPFVRKAD, encoded by the coding sequence ATGGCAGGTTTTCTCAAAAAGCTGGTTCACGATCTGGAGGCGCCGATCGAGGCGCGCGGCTTCGGGACCGGCTGGTTTGCAGGCTTTTTCGCGCTGCTGTTGGCGGCGGCGGGCCTGTGCTTCGTGACCGCGCTGCGCTGGCCGATGTGGTTCGCCACGCCCGATCTGGGCCGCGTGCTGACCTCGCCCGGCTTTCGCATTCTGGTCCATGTCACGCTGCTGGGCGCCTATGGGCTGGCGCTGCTCAGCCTGATGCTGCGCCCCAGCAAGGCGCTGGGCCTTACCGCGCTGATCGTCGCGCTGGGTGCCACGATCCTTGGCGGAGCCTCTGTCCAGCCGCGTGAGGCGCATGATTGGGGCATCTTCTTCGGCGTCGATTTCTTCGCGCTGAATTTGATCGCCACTGGCGTGATGTTCGCCCCGCTGGAACGCATCCTGCCCCATCGCGCCAAACAACGCCTGTTCCGCCCGGAATGGAGCGAGGATCTGTTCTATTTCCTCGTCAGCTCGATGCTGGTGCAGCTCATCACCTTCCTCGCGCTGGCGCCCTCAAGCTACCTCAATGCACATGGCACCGCGCTTGGCAGCATCCGCGCGACGATCAGCGGCCTGCCCTGGGCAGTGCAGTTCCTGCTGGCCATGTTCCTCACCGATCTGACGCAATACTGGTTCCACCGGACCTTCCACCGCATTCCCTTCCTCTGGGGCTTTCATGCGGTGCATCACTCGGCGCGCTCGATGGACTGGCTGGCTGGCGGCCGCATGCATTTCGTCGAGATCATCCTGCTGCGCGGCGTCACCTCGCTGCCGCTGCTCACCTTCGGCTTCCTGCCCTCGGTGATGCAGGCCTATATCGGCATGGTCTATGTCTATTCCTCACTGGTGCATGCCAACATCCGCGGCGATTTCGACCGGCTGGGCCGCTGGATCGTGGTGCCGCGCTTCCATCACTGGCACCATGCGCTGGAGGCGGAAGGGATCGACAAGAATTTCGCGATCCACTTTCCCTGGCTCGACCGCCTGTTCGGCACGCATTACTTCCCCAAGGGCGAATGGCCCAAGGGCTATGGCGTGCCCGAGGCGGTGCCCACCGGCTACCTGGCCCAGATGCGCTATCCCTTCGTGCGCAAGGCTGACTGA
- the mgtE gene encoding magnesium transporter, which translates to MMNDLFAGVVTGSHANGARKSRNGLYIADIVEMLNACPRQEAAEKLARMPDVRAVAVLDRPEFRRAPDVLALMPVARAIALVSQMSEDRAADVLAAMGEAGEPIIAALTPDLRKSLTALLAWPHDSAGGMMTTEYVAIPESATVEQALAHIRSVERTRETIYSIFLTDAAGRLVAAISLRRLIMAEPGSAAIDLARGRDPVCVGPGTDREVVADLIRRHDLLALPVVSEDGRPLGIVTVDDVLDALVAEHTEDAQKFGGVEALDRPYLETGFLAMIRKRAGWLSVLFLSEMLTASAMQHFETELEKAVVLTLFIPLIMSSGGNSGSQATSLIIRALALGQLRLRDWWRVALRELPAGLVLGGILGLVGIIRIAVWQGFGFYDYGPHWVLVAATVGAGLVGIVTFGSLAGSMLPFLLQRLKFDPASASAPFVATLVDVTGLVIYFTIALAILSGTLL; encoded by the coding sequence ATGATGAACGACCTCTTTGCCGGTGTGGTCACCGGTTCCCACGCGAATGGTGCGCGCAAGAGCCGCAATGGGCTCTATATCGCCGATATCGTCGAGATGCTGAACGCGTGTCCGCGTCAGGAAGCGGCGGAAAAGCTGGCGCGCATGCCCGATGTGCGCGCCGTGGCCGTGCTCGACCGGCCCGAATTTCGCCGCGCGCCCGATGTGTTGGCGCTGATGCCGGTTGCCCGCGCGATCGCGCTGGTGTCGCAGATGTCGGAAGACCGCGCCGCCGATGTGCTCGCCGCGATGGGGGAGGCGGGCGAGCCGATCATCGCCGCGCTGACCCCTGATTTGCGCAAGTCGCTGACCGCGCTGCTGGCCTGGCCGCATGACAGCGCCGGCGGCATGATGACGACCGAATATGTCGCCATTCCCGAAAGCGCCACGGTGGAACAGGCGCTGGCCCATATCCGCAGTGTGGAGCGCACCCGCGAGACCATCTATTCGATCTTTCTGACCGATGCGGCCGGGCGGCTGGTGGCGGCGATTTCGCTGCGCCGCCTGATCATGGCCGAGCCGGGCTCTGCCGCCATCGATCTGGCGCGCGGGCGCGATCCGGTCTGTGTTGGCCCCGGCACCGACCGTGAGGTTGTGGCCGATCTCATCCGTCGCCATGACCTGCTGGCCCTGCCGGTGGTGAGTGAGGATGGTCGCCCGCTGGGCATCGTGACCGTCGATGACGTGCTCGATGCGCTGGTTGCCGAACACACTGAGGATGCGCAGAAGTTCGGCGGTGTCGAGGCTTTGGACCGGCCTTATCTGGAAACCGGTTTTCTGGCGATGATCCGCAAGCGGGCGGGGTGGCTCTCGGTGCTGTTCCTGTCCGAGATGCTGACCGCCAGCGCCATGCAGCATTTCGAGACCGAGCTGGAAAAGGCTGTGGTGCTCACCCTGTTCATCCCGCTGATCATGAGTTCGGGCGGCAACAGCGGCAGTCAGGCGACGTCGCTGATCATTCGGGCTCTGGCGCTGGGGCAGCTTCGCCTGCGCGACTGGTGGCGTGTGGCCTTGCGCGAACTGCCTGCCGGATTGGTGCTGGGCGGCATTCTGGGGCTGGTGGGGATCATCCGCATCGCCGTGTGGCAGGGCTTTGGTTTCTATGACTATGGCCCGCATTGGGTGCTGGTGGCGGCCACGGTGGGGGCAGGGCTGGTGGGTATCGTCACCTTTGGCTCGCTGGCCGGGTCGATGCTGCCGTTCCTGTTGCAACGCCTGAAGTTCGATCCTGCCAGTGCTTCGGCGCCCTTTGTGGCCACGCTAGTCGATGTGACCGGGCTGGTGATCTATTTCACCATCGCTCTGGCCATCCTCTCGGGCACTCTGCTGTGA
- a CDS encoding SDR family oxidoreductase — MRIFLTGATGFIGSRIVPELLEAGHEVLGLTRSDSGARALEEAGARVHRGTLEDLASLRTGAEQADAVIHTAFDHDFSNFAANCEKDRAAITAMGEVLKGSKRPMLITSGTGLGSHADGSPATEDVFDHAHPNPRAASEQAGQALLEAGVHVDAMRLPQVHDPVRQGLISPLVAISRAKGRVAYVGEGLNRWPAGHVLDVAHLYRLAIDKALADGTPGARWHAVAEEGITARAIAEVLGAGLGLPVTSLTPEQAPEHFGWMAMFAALDMPASSAWTRAQLGWNPKGPGMLIDLQAMDYSAEALAG, encoded by the coding sequence ATGCGTATCTTTCTGACCGGAGCGACCGGCTTTATCGGATCGCGGATCGTCCCTGAACTTCTGGAAGCCGGGCATGAGGTGCTGGGCCTCACCCGTTCCGACAGCGGTGCTAGAGCGCTGGAGGAGGCCGGGGCGCGTGTGCATCGCGGCACGCTGGAAGACCTTGCCAGCCTGCGGACCGGTGCCGAGCAGGCCGATGCCGTGATCCACACCGCCTTCGATCACGATTTCTCCAATTTTGCGGCCAATTGCGAGAAGGATCGCGCGGCGATCACCGCCATGGGTGAGGTGCTGAAGGGCTCGAAGCGGCCGATGCTGATCACATCGGGCACCGGGCTGGGCAGCCATGCCGATGGTTCGCCCGCCACCGAGGATGTGTTCGACCACGCCCATCCCAACCCGCGCGCGGCCTCGGAGCAGGCCGGGCAGGCCCTGCTGGAGGCGGGTGTCCATGTCGATGCGATGCGCCTGCCTCAGGTGCATGATCCGGTGCGGCAGGGGCTGATCTCGCCGCTGGTCGCCATCTCGCGCGCGAAGGGCCGCGTGGCCTATGTGGGCGAGGGGCTGAACCGCTGGCCCGCAGGGCATGTGCTCGATGTGGCGCATCTCTATCGGCTGGCGATCGACAAGGCGCTGGCTGACGGCACGCCCGGCGCTCGCTGGCACGCTGTGGCCGAGGAAGGCATCACCGCGCGCGCCATTGCCGAGGTGCTGGGCGCCGGGCTTGGCCTGCCGGTGACCTCGCTGACGCCGGAGCAGGCACCCGAGCATTTCGGCTGGATGGCGATGTTCGCCGCGCTCGATATGCCCGCCTCCAGCGCCTGGACCCGCGCTCAATTGGGCTGGAACCCCAAGGGGCCGGGAATGCTGATCGACCTGCAGGCCATGGACTACAGCGCTGAAGCGCTGGCCGGATAA
- a CDS encoding alkaline phosphatase D family protein, protein MTPAALLDRRSIMKTAMFGAGALLLPDWVRAADLLTLTGFTHGVASGEPSARSMLLWTRYVPSSRDVADIRAEISETADFARIVTAGAMQTGPWRDHTVKITLSGLEPYRDYYYRFVAPDGSFSPVGRTRTLPEDGMRPWRAAIFSCSNLPFGWFNAYAHAAARDDLDCVIHLGDYFYEYSVGHYPEAGEAVAGRSMMPAGDTVHIADYRLRYASYRADPDLRALHARFPMLAQWDDHESANDSWEGGAENHHADQGDWNARRAAAMQVYREWMPVSDEPWAAYDIGGLATFFRTETRLLERTRQPDIAPLFKEADPVAALKTFRDGAWMDPAATMMGSAQEAWLADGMRRSAHSGRPWQIVGFGTIMGNTVMPGEIANWLGAESQGTAQAFKVGITAASVGLPFNYDNWGGYPAARARFLKSALGSGGSTVVLSGDSHNAWAYNLAHDGHAAAVEFAGHSVTSPGFESALKAAPEKVAAALVKTNPELAWCDTSRRGYMDITVQADRVTNSWIMSDSILNRSPRATIGHRATVERGRNRMA, encoded by the coding sequence ATGACCCCAGCCGCCCTGCTCGACCGCCGTTCGATCATGAAGACCGCCATGTTCGGCGCGGGCGCCCTGCTGCTGCCCGACTGGGTGCGTGCCGCTGATCTGCTGACGCTGACCGGCTTCACCCATGGCGTGGCGAGCGGCGAACCCTCGGCGCGTTCGATGCTGCTCTGGACGCGCTATGTCCCATCGAGCCGGGATGTGGCCGATATCCGCGCCGAGATCTCCGAGACCGCCGATTTCGCGCGGATCGTCACGGCTGGCGCGATGCAGACCGGCCCCTGGCGCGACCATACGGTCAAGATCACCCTTTCCGGGCTGGAGCCCTATCGCGACTATTACTATCGCTTCGTGGCGCCCGATGGCAGCTTTTCTCCGGTGGGCCGCACCCGCACCCTGCCCGAGGACGGCATGCGCCCATGGCGGGCGGCAATCTTCTCCTGCTCGAACCTGCCTTTCGGCTGGTTCAACGCCTATGCCCATGCCGCCGCGCGGGACGATCTGGACTGCGTGATCCATCTGGGCGACTATTTCTACGAATATTCGGTCGGCCATTATCCCGAGGCGGGCGAAGCCGTGGCCGGGCGGTCGATGATGCCCGCCGGTGATACAGTGCATATCGCCGACTATCGCCTGCGCTATGCCAGCTATCGCGCGGACCCGGACCTACGCGCGCTGCATGCCCGCTTCCCGATGCTGGCCCAGTGGGACGACCATGAAAGCGCCAATGACAGTTGGGAAGGCGGCGCCGAAAACCATCACGCCGATCAGGGCGACTGGAATGCTCGCCGTGCCGCCGCGATGCAGGTCTATCGCGAATGGATGCCGGTGTCCGACGAGCCCTGGGCGGCCTATGACATCGGCGGGCTGGCGACTTTCTTCCGCACTGAAACCCGCCTGCTGGAGCGCACCCGTCAGCCCGACATCGCCCCGCTGTTCAAGGAGGCCGATCCGGTGGCTGCGCTCAAGACCTTCCGCGATGGCGCATGGATGGATCCGGCGGCGACCATGATGGGCTCGGCGCAGGAAGCATGGCTGGCTGACGGCATGCGACGCTCGGCGCACAGCGGGCGGCCTTGGCAAATCGTGGGCTTCGGGACGATCATGGGCAACACGGTGATGCCCGGCGAGATTGCGAACTGGCTTGGCGCCGAGAGCCAGGGCACGGCTCAAGCCTTCAAGGTGGGGATCACCGCCGCTTCGGTGGGGCTGCCGTTCAATTATGACAATTGGGGCGGGTATCCTGCCGCTCGGGCGCGCTTCCTGAAAAGCGCGCTGGGTTCGGGCGGCAGCACGGTTGTCCTCTCGGGCGACAGCCACAATGCATGGGCCTATAATCTGGCGCATGATGGCCATGCCGCAGCGGTGGAATTCGCCGGACATTCGGTGACCTCGCCGGGGTTTGAGTCCGCTCTGAAGGCGGCGCCGGAGAAGGTGGCTGCGGCTTTGGTGAAGACCAATCCGGAACTGGCGTGGTGCGATACGTCGCGGCGCGGCTATATGGATATCACTGTGCAGGCGGATCGGGTGACCAACAGCTGGATCATGAGCGACAGCATCCTGAACCGCTCGCCCCGCGCGACGATCGGTCATCGCGCCACTGTGGAACGTGGGCGCAATCGCATGGCGTAA